A region of the Microcystis aeruginosa FD4 genome:
AGTTCCCAGAGGGGAATTTTGGATGTTGTTGGGGACAAATGGCAGCGGTAAATCCACCCTGCTGCGGTTGTTAGCGGGATTATTAAAACCTAGTCGCGGGGAAATAGAGATACCTAACCCCCTCGGTTTTGTTTTTCAAAATCCCGACCATCAGTTAGTTATGCCGACAGTGGGGGCAGATGTGGCTTTTGGGTTGGTATCCGAGGGTTTATCCACGCCGGCAATTCGGGCCCGGGTGCGGGAATCCCTAGGGGCGGTGAATTTATTAGAAATGGAAAAACGACCGATTTATGCTCTCAGTGGCGGACAAAAGCAAAGAATTGCCATTGCGGGGGCTTTAGCTCGTCATTGCGAGGTTTTGCTCTTTGATGAACCCACCGCCCTTTTGGATGGGGATACCCAGTTAGAATTAGTCTCTCAAGTGCAGAAATTGGTCAAAAACCGCGGGATTACAGCCCTTTGGGTGACGCATCGCCTTGATGAATTGGATTACAGTGATGGAGCATTTTTGTTAGAGGGGGGCAAGGTAACGGATCGGGGAAATCCCCTAGAATTAAAAGCGAGATTATTGGCAAGTGCGGCGGGAGAATCCTAAATTTTTTGTTAATATCATTAGGATGCTGTTTTTTAGAACTGCCCTTAATGCCACACCAATTACTCTCAAAGCCATGGTTAATTCTTCTGATCGTTCCCTTCTGCTGGTTGACGGCTACAACGTCATCGGCGCTTGGCCGTCCCTGAAAAAAATTAGCGATCGCCACGGTCTCGAACCGGCGCGAGACAAGTTAATTGAAACCTTAATCGGTTACACGCACCATCAGGGTTATCAAACCCAAATCGTCTTCGATTCCTACCTTCAAGATACCCCCAGCAGCCAGGAACGCTACACTAACCATTTATCGGTTTATTTTACCGCTCACGCTCAAACCGCCGACACCTATATCGAGAAAACCTGTGCCGATTTTTGGCACGATCGCGCCCCAGCTATCGGACGGATTATCGTCGCTACCTCTGATAATGCCCAAAAAATGACCGTTATGGGTTATGGGGCCCAGTGGATTTCCGCTCAACGTCTGGAAATCGAGGTGGATTTAACCGGTCGTCGTCTGAGAAAATCCCAGAGTTCTTCTCAAAGTCCCAAAGGGCGTTTTTTATTCCATTCTCTCGATGCTCAGGTGCAACAGAAACTAGAGAAAATGCGCCACGGAATTAGTTATCAAAAACCTTGACAAATTACCTCAAATATGTATCGACAAAAATCCCCAGCAGAGGCACAGGTAACTGTGTCTCTACGCTTTTCAAGGTCAGTTGCGGTCTGGGGGATTTTGTCACAAGCTGGCCGCTCTAAACCACTGGTTTCACAGCTGCAATTCTGCTAAACCTAAATAATAAATTCCCGTGGGTGTCACTTGGAAGCGACAGGGTAAAACCTTGACTCCTTTAGCCACTGCTTGACGCAATAACTGCCCGTATTTAGCATCTTTACTATCCCCCGGAGCAAACCGGTCACAATCACCCCGATTAATAAAGTAGAGCATAATCGCCTCCGCTGCCGGCAATAAAGCCATTAATTCGTTTAAATGCTTCTGTCCCCGCGTGGTGACAGTATCGGGAAAAAGTGCCGTTTCTCCCTGATTCCAAGTGGTATTTTTGACCTCGATATAGGTGAGGGAATTATCCCCGTGGGTCAACAGAAAATCAATTCTACTGCCATTATTTT
Encoded here:
- a CDS encoding energy-coupling factor ABC transporter ATP-binding protein produces the protein MTIKVKDLWFSWPNGKSVLNGCSLQVPRGEFWMLLGTNGSGKSTLLRLLAGLLKPSRGEIEIPNPLGFVFQNPDHQLVMPTVGADVAFGLVSEGLSTPAIRARVRESLGAVNLLEMEKRPIYALSGGQKQRIAIAGALARHCEVLLFDEPTALLDGDTQLELVSQVQKLVKNRGITALWVTHRLDELDYSDGAFLLEGGKVTDRGNPLELKARLLASAAGES
- a CDS encoding NYN domain-containing protein, whose amino-acid sequence is MLFFRTALNATPITLKAMVNSSDRSLLLVDGYNVIGAWPSLKKISDRHGLEPARDKLIETLIGYTHHQGYQTQIVFDSYLQDTPSSQERYTNHLSVYFTAHAQTADTYIEKTCADFWHDRAPAIGRIIVATSDNAQKMTVMGYGAQWISAQRLEIEVDLTGRRLRKSQSSSQSPKGRFLFHSLDAQVQQKLEKMRHGISYQKP
- the sfsA gene encoding DNA/RNA nuclease SfsA, coding for MTSLLVHSYPSLVKGILIKRYKRFFADIQLDNGELITAHCANTGPMTDVCVEGQPVYLSRSDNPKRKLAYTWEMIQLGETWVGVNTNLPNQVVKNALLQFFPDLVKNDTEVRSEVAYGQNNGSRIDFLLTHGDNSLTYIEVKNTTWNQGETALFPDTVTTRGQKHLNELMALLPAAEAIMLYFINRGDCDRFAPGDSKDAKYGQLLRQAVAKGVKVLPCRFQVTPTGIYYLGLAELQL